The Chryseobacterium nakagawai genome has a segment encoding these proteins:
- the dnaG gene encoding DNA primase, with the protein MISKQTIDKIFSTIRVEEIVGEYVQLKRAGSNFKGLSPFHEEKSPSFVVSPSKQIWKDFSTGKGGTAISFLMEIENFTYPEALRHAAKKYGIEIEEDLREISEEAKHAQTEKDLLYKIHEVANTYFQEILWDDEEGRSIGFAYFKERELKDDIIKKFQLGYSPEKKNAFTTYALEKGYTKEILEKSGLSIFPENTPAGVDRFRERVIFPIHSFSGRVLGFGARILKNNVKTAKYLNSPETEIYHKSNVLYGLNQSKQSISRKNGCLLVEGYMDVISLHMSGIENVVASSGTSLTTEQIKLIKRLTENVTILFDGDNAGIKASFRSIDMLLTEGMNIRVLLFPDGDDPDSFARKHPQEYVEKYIENEAMDFIDFKAEILLRDVGNDPIKKAEAIRDIVKSVSFVQNALKREVYLKEVSNKFGLSEQSLFNELDVQKQITQNQTHHVQQQQKEKVAPKLEIVPLDQEKEDPFLFDVLFMENKLVDHMLMFGDIVLKRRNENNEEYQITVIEEILHHFEEEQYAFLVKENEIIINQVREGIQKDELRSGNFFVSFMDEEITTKVVDALMPLDELENWASRNIYPPNYGDKVADQIQGDVLLHKYRYIDYLITETAKELDQYSSTDEVKYYELIKKITLLKQASIRLSNIIEYSPIKGIYGNRKR; encoded by the coding sequence ATGATTTCGAAGCAGACAATAGACAAAATTTTTTCAACAATACGGGTAGAAGAGATAGTAGGAGAGTACGTTCAGTTGAAAAGAGCAGGGTCTAATTTTAAAGGACTCAGCCCTTTTCACGAGGAAAAGTCTCCCAGTTTTGTAGTCTCTCCAAGTAAGCAGATCTGGAAAGACTTCTCTACCGGAAAAGGAGGGACGGCGATTTCTTTCCTGATGGAAATTGAGAACTTCACTTATCCTGAGGCGCTTCGTCATGCTGCCAAGAAATATGGAATTGAAATCGAAGAAGATCTGCGTGAAATTTCTGAAGAAGCCAAACATGCCCAAACAGAAAAAGATCTGTTATATAAAATTCATGAAGTAGCCAATACTTATTTTCAGGAAATCCTTTGGGACGATGAAGAAGGTAGAAGCATCGGTTTTGCTTATTTCAAGGAAAGGGAGCTTAAAGATGACATCATCAAAAAGTTCCAACTAGGATATTCTCCCGAAAAGAAAAATGCTTTTACGACTTATGCATTGGAGAAAGGATATACTAAGGAAATTCTTGAAAAATCAGGACTCTCTATTTTCCCTGAAAATACTCCGGCAGGGGTTGACAGATTCCGGGAAAGGGTAATTTTCCCAATCCATAGTTTCTCAGGAAGGGTTTTAGGTTTTGGAGCCAGAATTCTTAAGAATAACGTAAAAACAGCGAAATATCTTAACTCACCGGAAACGGAAATTTATCATAAATCCAATGTTCTTTATGGATTAAACCAAAGTAAACAGTCTATTTCAAGAAAGAACGGCTGTCTTTTAGTGGAAGGGTATATGGATGTGATCTCGCTTCATATGTCCGGAATTGAAAATGTCGTAGCCAGTTCGGGAACTTCCCTGACCACAGAGCAAATCAAGCTGATTAAAAGGCTTACGGAAAATGTAACGATTCTTTTTGATGGAGATAATGCCGGAATCAAAGCGAGTTTCCGAAGTATTGATATGCTCCTTACAGAAGGAATGAATATTCGTGTTCTGCTTTTTCCGGATGGGGATGACCCGGATTCTTTTGCCAGAAAGCATCCACAAGAATATGTAGAAAAGTACATCGAAAATGAAGCGATGGATTTCATCGACTTTAAAGCTGAGATTCTGTTACGGGATGTTGGAAATGATCCTATTAAAAAGGCAGAGGCCATTCGTGATATTGTTAAATCGGTTTCCTTTGTACAGAATGCACTGAAAAGAGAGGTATACCTGAAGGAGGTCTCCAATAAATTCGGACTTTCTGAGCAGAGTCTTTTCAATGAGCTTGATGTTCAGAAGCAGATTACCCAGAATCAGACCCATCATGTTCAGCAACAACAGAAGGAAAAAGTCGCACCAAAGCTGGAGATTGTTCCTTTGGATCAGGAAAAAGAAGATCCTTTTTTATTCGATGTCCTGTTTATGGAGAATAAACTGGTAGATCATATGCTGATGTTTGGAGATATTGTACTGAAAAGAAGAAATGAGAATAATGAAGAGTATCAGATTACAGTCATTGAAGAGATTCTTCATCATTTTGAAGAAGAGCAGTACGCATTTTTAGTCAAAGAAAATGAGATCATTATCAATCAGGTAAGAGAGGGAATTCAGAAAGATGAATTGAGAAGTGGAAACTTTTTTGTATCTTTTATGGACGAGGAAATTACAACAAAGGTTGTAGATGCTTTGATGCCACTGGATGAACTTGAAAACTGGGCTTCCAGAAATATTTATCCACCTAATTACGGAGATAAGGTAGCAGATCAGATTCAGGGTGATGTTTTATTGCATAAATACAGGTATATTGATTATCTGATCACAGAAACGGCTAAGGAACTGGATCAATACAGCAGCACTGATGAAGTAAAATACTATGAACTTATTAAAAAAATTACCTTGTTGAAGCAGGCTTCCATTAGATTAAGTAATATCATTGAATATTCCCCAATTAAAGGAATCTATGGGAATAGAAAGAGATAG
- a CDS encoding cation:proton antiporter — MNWGKYRNLIFYITTIAIFSCLMYFFIIEGQTLEIKENIVAKTSTGSTWDNFQESFKTNLHHPLALLLAQIVTIILTARLFGWICMKIRQPSVIGEMIAGIILGPSLLGMYFPEFSAFLFPKESLGNLQFLSQIGLILFMYIVGMELDLSVLRKKAHDAVVISHASIIIPFALGIGLSYFIYQEFSPVGIQFTSFALFIAISMSITAFPVLARIVQERNLQKTKLGTIVITCAAADDITAWCILAAVIAIVKAGSFTSSIYVIIMAIAYVFLMIKIVRPFLKRIGDLQAGKNTISKPMVAIFFLTLILSSYITEVIGIHALFGAFMAGAIMPENAKFRTLFIDKVEDVALVLLLPLFFVFTGLRTQIGLLNDSHLWMTAGFIILTAVVGKFAGSALTAKFVGINWKESLTIGALMNTRGLMELIVLNIGYDLGVLGPEIFAMLVIMALFTTFMTGPALDFINFVFKSRKEAGELVDSSNDSKYRVLLSFDKPESGSTLLKLAHDFTHKMNGNKSITAMNIAPVDEMHAYDMDEYEESQFQNVIEKSHELNLEVTTLFKASTDIENDLTSITNKGHYDLLLIMLGKSMYEGSLLGRLLGFTTKIINPEKLLNTVKGKGNIFNNSPFDDFTLQILDKANIPVGVLVEKGFNAADKVFVPIFNLSDFYLLEYAKRLINNNNSQIIILDAAGQIRNNIEVKELIRSIEQVAPNHITLYNDKKIEKEFLNSQDLMLISSKSWKSLIDTKSLWLSDIPSTLIISNP; from the coding sequence ATGAATTGGGGGAAATACAGAAATTTAATTTTCTACATCACTACCATAGCGATCTTTTCCTGTCTGATGTATTTCTTCATTATTGAAGGACAAACATTGGAAATTAAGGAAAATATTGTTGCTAAAACCAGCACAGGATCTACCTGGGATAATTTTCAGGAGTCATTTAAAACAAATCTTCATCACCCTTTAGCATTATTACTGGCACAGATTGTTACGATCATCCTTACAGCGAGGCTTTTCGGATGGATTTGTATGAAGATCAGGCAACCTTCCGTGATTGGAGAAATGATTGCGGGGATCATTTTGGGACCATCACTTTTAGGGATGTACTTTCCTGAATTTTCAGCCTTCCTTTTTCCGAAAGAATCATTAGGAAACTTACAGTTTTTGAGCCAGATCGGGCTTATTTTATTCATGTATATTGTAGGAATGGAGCTGGACCTGAGTGTTTTAAGAAAGAAAGCTCACGATGCCGTAGTGATTAGCCATGCCAGCATCATTATCCCTTTTGCACTCGGAATAGGTTTATCCTATTTCATTTATCAGGAATTTTCACCTGTGGGTATTCAGTTTACATCCTTTGCTTTGTTTATTGCTATTTCTATGAGTATTACTGCCTTCCCGGTATTGGCAAGAATCGTTCAGGAAAGAAATCTTCAGAAAACCAAGCTTGGAACTATCGTTATTACCTGTGCAGCAGCAGATGATATTACGGCATGGTGTATTCTTGCGGCTGTAATTGCTATTGTAAAAGCAGGTTCTTTTACAAGCTCCATTTATGTTATTATCATGGCTATTGCCTATGTTTTTCTGATGATCAAAATTGTAAGACCATTTCTGAAAAGAATCGGAGATCTTCAGGCAGGAAAGAATACGATCAGTAAACCGATGGTAGCTATTTTCTTCCTTACACTGATCTTATCATCATACATCACTGAAGTCATTGGAATTCATGCTTTATTTGGAGCATTTATGGCAGGAGCGATCATGCCGGAAAATGCAAAATTCCGTACCCTGTTTATTGATAAAGTAGAAGATGTGGCCCTGGTTCTCCTTCTACCCTTATTCTTTGTCTTCACAGGACTTCGTACACAAATTGGCCTACTGAATGACAGCCATCTTTGGATGACTGCCGGATTTATTATTTTAACTGCTGTTGTTGGAAAGTTTGCAGGAAGTGCACTTACCGCCAAGTTTGTCGGAATAAATTGGAAAGAAAGTTTAACCATAGGTGCTTTGATGAACACGAGAGGTTTAATGGAACTTATCGTTCTGAATATTGGATATGATTTGGGCGTATTAGGTCCGGAAATCTTTGCAATGCTTGTTATTATGGCCCTGTTTACAACTTTTATGACAGGTCCTGCTTTAGACTTCATTAATTTTGTTTTTAAATCCAGAAAAGAAGCAGGTGAACTTGTTGATTCGTCCAACGATTCAAAATATAGGGTATTATTATCTTTTGATAAACCAGAGTCTGGAAGCACATTATTAAAACTGGCCCATGATTTCACCCATAAAATGAATGGCAATAAAAGTATCACCGCCATGAATATTGCCCCTGTGGATGAAATGCATGCTTATGATATGGATGAATATGAAGAATCCCAGTTTCAGAATGTCATTGAAAAATCACATGAGTTGAATCTGGAGGTCACTACTCTTTTTAAAGCCTCTACAGATATAGAAAATGATCTGACCAGCATTACCAACAAAGGTCATTATGACCTTCTCCTTATCATGCTTGGAAAGTCTATGTATGAAGGAAGTTTATTAGGAAGATTATTAGGTTTTACCACCAAGATTATTAATCCTGAAAAGCTTTTAAATACCGTAAAAGGCAAAGGGAATATCTTTAACAATTCTCCTTTTGATGACTTCACGCTACAGATCCTGGATAAAGCCAATATTCCTGTAGGTGTTTTGGTAGAGAAAGGCTTCAATGCTGCCGATAAGGTATTTGTTCCCATCTTTAATTTAAGTGATTTCTATCTTCTTGAATACGCCAAAAGACTGATTAATAATAACAATTCTCAGATTATCATTCTTGATGCTGCAGGACAAATCCGTAATAATATTGAGGTAAAAGAGTTGATCCGAAGTATTGAACAGGTGGCTCCTAATCATATCACGTTGTATAACGATAAAAAAATTGAAAAAGAATTCCTGAACTCTCAGGATTTGATGCTCATCAGCAGCAAAAGCTGGAAAAGCCTGATCGATACGAAGAGTCTTTGGCTCTCCGATATTCCTTCAACATTAATTATATCAAATCCGTAA
- a CDS encoding DUF4280 and LysM peptidoglycan-binding domain-containing protein, with product MKSYVIQQGDTFSSLAQQFKLKNEGILKTYHNLHCSEGDIMQEPIPGKKIMIPEDPQFIAEEKESQTSAVAVSQESTENKGIPEESSSEESSDENQSSEKADEKQEQKEDKKDKAGESSSSPHDGKYFIIQKGTVQCNQGFKFPKFKVTSQQKHYWNNKEGEADYLAVTEDDVQLDPPAQPFGQCKLKPTPGGYLPCAYAPAGKWQKPYEKVKIMGKCCLTEISELMCTTGGKITILKHGQQNETGKGQVNNADSQEQQVYNPVVNFDKFKAETDEKEAYAW from the coding sequence ATGAAAAGTTATGTCATACAGCAAGGCGATACATTTAGTTCGCTGGCTCAGCAATTCAAGCTGAAAAACGAAGGCATTTTAAAGACCTATCACAACCTCCACTGCTCAGAGGGGGACATTATGCAGGAACCCATTCCGGGAAAGAAAATTATGATTCCGGAAGATCCTCAGTTTATCGCTGAGGAAAAGGAATCCCAAACTTCGGCTGTTGCAGTATCTCAGGAAAGTACTGAGAATAAAGGAATTCCCGAAGAATCTTCTTCAGAAGAGTCATCTGATGAAAATCAATCCTCCGAAAAAGCAGACGAAAAACAAGAACAGAAAGAAGATAAGAAAGATAAAGCTGGCGAAAGCAGTTCAAGTCCACATGATGGAAAGTATTTTATTATACAAAAAGGAACTGTACAGTGTAACCAGGGCTTCAAGTTTCCTAAATTTAAGGTAACCAGCCAGCAAAAACACTATTGGAACAATAAGGAAGGAGAAGCAGATTATCTTGCGGTAACCGAAGATGATGTACAGCTTGACCCTCCTGCGCAGCCTTTTGGACAATGTAAGCTTAAGCCCACTCCTGGAGGATATCTTCCTTGTGCTTATGCCCCTGCAGGAAAATGGCAAAAACCTTACGAAAAAGTAAAGATTATGGGGAAATGCTGCCTGACTGAAATATCTGAATTGATGTGTACTACAGGAGGAAAGATTACCATCTTAAAACATGGTCAACAAAATGAGACGGGAAAAGGCCAGGTTAACAATGCTGATAGCCAGGAGCAACAGGTGTATAACCCTGTTGTAAATTTTGACAAATTCAAGGCAGAAACTGATGAAAAGGAGGCATACGCCTGGTAA
- a CDS encoding tetratricopeptide repeat protein, giving the protein MIKPILFLAVMTQFVFCKQADNNPIKNDNLSSKKEVENHQPLKDTVRGDFNKDNKVDYLQILDKSPEEKQVKIFLQGANNKFSETKSFMVNNDDFTEVEDPVNNLFISSIKPGEIIVGASCCGNFKTTETHYYKFIKDNWYLYKTSISTVDDDFIPNITMDMNNLSNSIDNKTANNNDIYNKDIKESKENSLSNFSKSLVLLKSASKTNALNKQNTIDIETIAEWLYFNPLNENNLNDYNDIAYYNAYTKDGNLSSIFLLKEIIEKYPNRVVAYLNLGDSYWTFDNKEKAKEAYLKYIDLMKSQKKDTSKIPQRVYDRTK; this is encoded by the coding sequence ATGATTAAACCTATTTTATTTTTAGCAGTAATGACTCAGTTTGTTTTCTGTAAACAGGCAGACAACAATCCTATAAAAAATGACAATCTATCTTCTAAGAAAGAGGTTGAAAACCATCAACCTCTAAAAGATACTGTAAGAGGAGATTTTAATAAAGACAATAAAGTTGATTATCTTCAGATTCTGGATAAATCACCAGAAGAAAAACAAGTTAAAATTTTCTTACAAGGTGCCAACAATAAGTTTTCGGAAACAAAATCCTTTATGGTCAATAATGATGATTTCACAGAGGTAGAAGATCCTGTCAACAATTTATTTATTTCAAGCATAAAGCCTGGTGAAATAATCGTCGGAGCTTCTTGTTGTGGAAATTTTAAAACAACAGAAACCCACTATTACAAATTTATTAAGGATAACTGGTATTTGTATAAAACATCAATCTCAACAGTTGATGATGATTTCATTCCTAACATTACAATGGATATGAATAATTTATCCAACAGCATTGATAATAAAACAGCGAACAATAACGATATTTACAATAAAGATATCAAGGAATCAAAAGAAAACTCATTATCAAATTTCAGTAAATCCTTAGTATTATTGAAATCAGCAAGTAAAACCAATGCCTTAAATAAGCAAAATACGATAGATATTGAAACAATTGCTGAATGGCTTTATTTCAATCCTCTCAATGAAAATAATTTAAATGATTATAATGATATTGCCTATTATAATGCTTATACCAAAGATGGGAATCTCTCCTCTATTTTCTTGTTAAAGGAAATCATTGAAAAATATCCAAACAGAGTTGTAGCCTATTTAAATTTAGGAGATTCATATTGGACCTTTGACAATAAAGAAAAAGCAAAAGAAGCATATCTTAAATATATTGACTTGATGAAAAGTCAGAAAAAAGATACTTCAAAAATTCCTCAAAGAGTGTACGACCGAACTAAATAA
- a CDS encoding LytR/AlgR family response regulator transcription factor, protein MIKCVILDDELLAISYLKLLCEQIDDVEVVKAFNDPKIFLNEIDSLDCNLCILDIEMPGMTGLQVAEIISGSKKIIFTTAYKEYAAEAFDLSVVDYVRKPIKKERLIQAFEKAKEQISTPQKKAFIEWNSNIGKTVILTEQIAYIKTSEIDSRDKDIILNDGITIVLKNLNFKSLLEMLPAKDFAQINKKEIVALSSIKVLGTNEIITTILSDDGHFLKLQMGDAYKNSLTELFTK, encoded by the coding sequence ATGATAAAATGCGTTATTCTGGATGATGAATTATTAGCCATCAGCTATTTGAAACTTCTATGTGAACAGATTGATGACGTAGAAGTTGTAAAAGCATTTAATGATCCCAAAATTTTTCTGAATGAGATTGATTCCCTGGATTGCAATCTCTGTATTCTGGATATTGAAATGCCCGGAATGACAGGACTTCAGGTCGCAGAAATTATCTCCGGCTCTAAAAAAATAATCTTTACGACAGCTTACAAAGAATATGCAGCTGAAGCGTTTGATCTTAGTGTAGTTGATTATGTACGAAAACCCATCAAAAAAGAGCGTTTGATCCAGGCTTTTGAAAAGGCTAAAGAACAAATCAGCACCCCTCAGAAGAAAGCCTTTATCGAGTGGAATAGCAATATCGGGAAAACCGTTATTCTCACAGAACAGATAGCCTATATCAAGACTTCAGAAATCGACAGTCGTGACAAGGATATTATTCTGAATGATGGAATCACCATCGTTTTAAAGAACCTTAATTTTAAAAGCCTACTGGAAATGCTTCCTGCCAAGGATTTTGCACAAATTAATAAAAAAGAGATCGTTGCCCTTTCTTCTATCAAAGTTTTAGGAACCAATGAAATTATCACTACCATTCTTTCAGATGATGGCCATTTTTTAAAGCTTCAGATGGGTGATGCTTACAAAAACTCATTAACGGAATTATTTACAAAATAA
- a CDS encoding DUF4258 domain-containing protein, protein MKKLKFYAIGFLPGLLIVFFILNKKGASCSGYLPNSRVIAESLSKEFKYSEEAKTEMNTYKIDEKFIKDSIITNGKVDFDRSNAQKKPCPNYLITYPEKNPSYEITFEKCEETVTVNALKKLK, encoded by the coding sequence ATGAAAAAACTTAAATTTTATGCAATAGGCTTCCTTCCGGGGCTACTTATCGTATTTTTTATCTTAAACAAAAAAGGAGCAAGCTGCAGCGGATACTTACCGAACAGCCGTGTGATTGCAGAATCTCTTTCTAAAGAATTCAAGTATTCTGAAGAGGCTAAAACAGAGATGAACACTTACAAGATTGATGAGAAGTTTATAAAAGACAGCATCATTACCAACGGAAAGGTAGATTTTGACAGAAGTAATGCCCAAAAGAAGCCATGTCCCAATTACCTTATAACATATCCTGAAAAAAATCCATCTTACGAGATTACTTTTGAAAAGTGTGAGGAAACAGTAACTGTAAACGCTCTTAAGAAGCTAAAATAG
- the tsaE gene encoding tRNA (adenosine(37)-N6)-threonylcarbamoyltransferase complex ATPase subunit type 1 TsaE, with product MQFTIHTIEDWQEVVDNILPQLKHNILLLKGNLGAGKTTFSQFLLKNLGSKDEVNSPTYSIVNEYNTSKGKVFHFDLYRLKNIEEVYDIGIEEYLDNSFLCIIEWPEVYEEELYGLNYHTMSIVNTGESREVSFE from the coding sequence ATGCAATTCACTATACATACCATCGAAGACTGGCAGGAAGTTGTTGACAATATTCTTCCTCAACTAAAACATAATATCCTTTTACTTAAAGGGAATCTAGGGGCAGGAAAAACCACTTTTTCCCAATTTTTGCTTAAAAATCTGGGAAGTAAGGATGAAGTAAACTCCCCTACCTATTCTATCGTTAACGAATATAATACTTCAAAAGGAAAAGTATTTCATTTTGATCTTTACCGCTTAAAAAACATTGAAGAAGTATATGATATTGGCATTGAAGAATATCTTGACAACTCTTTTCTATGCATTATTGAGTGGCCGGAAGTGTATGAAGAAGAGCTATACGGCCTCAACTACCACACAATGAGTATTGTGAACACAGGTGAAAGCAGAGAAGTTTCATTCGAGTAA
- a CDS encoding sensor histidine kinase, translating to MEGNYYMIHDYLIFIGVFAIFFFLAVSIYLFSKNQKLNQRNTKLSESNKIIEQRLNEVRLEHIGTKLNPHLFKNILNSVQSHAYQTYMSLDKLANVLDYILYESNNKYVSPKEELNFALSLIEINKIKVNPLFDFRIKFKINKSDSIYEEKVFAPLISVDLIENAFKHTDFLAQDSFISIFMELENRVFTMKVSNKASLKNSLEKEKSGFGSQSLDQRLKMIYNTHYQLEKSSKNGIFTAELKINLGEFYDKMRYSG from the coding sequence ATGGAAGGCAATTACTACATGATTCATGATTATCTGATATTCATCGGAGTTTTTGCCATTTTCTTTTTTCTAGCTGTAAGTATTTATCTCTTCAGTAAAAATCAAAAGCTGAACCAGAGAAATACTAAGCTTTCAGAATCAAATAAAATTATTGAACAGAGATTGAATGAAGTTCGTTTAGAACACATCGGAACAAAACTGAATCCACATTTGTTTAAAAACATTCTTAATTCTGTTCAATCTCATGCTTACCAGACGTATATGTCTCTGGATAAACTGGCGAATGTGCTGGACTATATTTTATACGAAAGCAATAATAAATATGTAAGCCCAAAAGAGGAATTAAACTTCGCCTTAAGCCTTATTGAGATCAATAAAATTAAGGTAAACCCTCTTTTCGACTTCAGAATCAAATTCAAGATCAATAAATCGGATTCGATATATGAAGAAAAGGTTTTTGCCCCTCTTATTTCCGTAGATCTTATCGAAAATGCTTTTAAACATACAGATTTTTTGGCACAGGATTCTTTTATTTCCATTTTCATGGAACTGGAAAACCGGGTGTTTACTATGAAAGTAAGTAATAAGGCTTCATTAAAGAATAGTCTGGAAAAGGAAAAAAGTGGCTTTGGGAGCCAATCTCTGGATCAGAGATTAAAAATGATCTACAACACCCATTACCAGCTTGAAAAAAGTTCAAAAAACGGTATCTTCACCGCAGAATTAAAAATCAATTTAGGAGAATTCTATGATAAAATGCGTTATTCTGGATGA
- a CDS encoding alanine dehydrogenase, producing the protein MSTNIFTPFTEEELMPKEEKLEVIKKGKQFSIGIPKETCLNERRTCITPDAVQVLVEHGHEIIIESGAGEGSFFTDLQYSESGAKITNDPKEAFGQDLILKINPPTLDEIDYMKPNTYMVSALQINLRDKDYFLKLAEKKINAIAFEFIVDEYKQLALVRLIGEIAGTVSILYASELLALSNGLMLGGITGVRPAEVVILGAGIVGEFATKAAIGLGASVKVFDNSLSKLRRLHTMVDSRVPTSIIDPKELSKSLRRADVVIGALPRLNMTPIVTEDMVMKMKKGSVIIDITIDNGKVIETSELTTMEDPYIIKHGVIHCGLPNLTSRMPRTTTKAISNFFLSYILNYDEEGGFENMLIRKNEMKQSLYMYKGRHTKKIICDRFGLTYHDINLLIF; encoded by the coding sequence ATGAGTACAAATATTTTTACTCCTTTCACAGAAGAAGAATTGATGCCGAAAGAGGAAAAATTGGAGGTTATAAAGAAGGGAAAACAGTTCAGTATTGGAATTCCTAAGGAAACCTGTCTCAACGAAAGGAGAACCTGCATTACTCCGGACGCAGTACAGGTATTGGTAGAACACGGCCATGAGATTATCATAGAATCAGGAGCCGGAGAAGGTTCATTTTTTACAGATTTACAGTATTCTGAATCTGGAGCAAAAATCACCAATGATCCTAAAGAAGCATTCGGTCAGGATCTGATCCTGAAAATCAACCCTCCGACCCTGGATGAGATTGATTACATGAAACCTAATACTTATATGGTTTCAGCACTACAGATCAACCTTCGAGACAAAGATTATTTCCTTAAGCTTGCAGAGAAAAAGATCAATGCGATTGCTTTTGAATTTATCGTAGATGAATATAAGCAATTGGCCTTGGTGAGATTAATCGGTGAAATTGCAGGAACCGTTTCTATTTTATATGCCTCAGAATTATTAGCTCTGTCCAATGGATTAATGCTTGGAGGAATTACAGGAGTAAGACCTGCTGAAGTAGTTATTCTGGGAGCCGGAATTGTAGGTGAATTTGCGACAAAAGCAGCCATTGGTTTGGGAGCAAGTGTTAAAGTATTCGACAACTCATTATCAAAGCTAAGAAGACTTCATACGATGGTAGATAGTCGTGTACCGACTTCCATCATCGATCCTAAAGAACTCAGCAAAAGTTTAAGACGTGCTGATGTTGTTATTGGAGCTCTCCCAAGATTGAATATGACCCCTATTGTGACTGAAGATATGGTCATGAAAATGAAAAAAGGCAGTGTTATCATCGATATTACGATAGACAACGGTAAGGTTATTGAAACCTCTGAACTTACCACCATGGAAGATCCTTATATTATCAAACACGGAGTTATCCATTGCGGCCTTCCGAACCTTACTTCAAGAATGCCAAGAACCACTACAAAGGCTATCTCCAACTTCTTCCTTTCCTATATTTTAAATTATGACGAAGAGGGCGGCTTTGAAAACATGCTGATCCGAAAAAATGAAATGAAGCAGAGCTTATATATGTACAAGGGAAGACATACCAAAAAGATCATCTGTGACCGTTTCGGACTTACGTACCACGATATCAATCTTTTAATTTTCTAA
- a CDS encoding LysM peptidoglycan-binding domain-containing protein encodes MDIDFLEYKVRNGDTLNSIASRLGMTGEELKLFHNSHCQRLDRIWFDNLNEVKNVFVPIHIKTEKQKNLERKNILPFSQLSDSFFEKAYKVTEAFESPFESLLKIDYHVNLDIYKDKKQNHYILSYSQDQFTSNGNPPDATMSNLSITCMKSIMPIDIIVNDSGKITGFADHKKITENFAGKRKDLDFFVGEISERYMDTFEKNISDEIFFLRQLQSTLLFQTLFPRMEWFHRKAAWAESFYFLQNSFPVQCTMEIEQKDENQDHVTTILTGNITALYSLQELRTGNQYNKPVDDPVSGSIIIQYTTHKKNKNLLQASATINLWREAESVQKHTITITQG; translated from the coding sequence ATGGATATTGATTTTTTAGAATATAAGGTTCGCAACGGGGACACCCTGAATTCCATTGCTTCCCGGTTGGGTATGACCGGCGAGGAACTTAAGCTATTTCATAATTCCCACTGCCAGAGATTGGATAGAATCTGGTTTGATAACCTTAATGAAGTTAAAAATGTTTTCGTTCCGATCCATATTAAAACTGAAAAACAAAAAAATCTGGAAAGAAAAAATATACTTCCTTTTTCACAACTGTCCGATTCATTTTTTGAAAAAGCCTATAAAGTTACTGAAGCTTTTGAAAGTCCATTTGAGTCTCTTTTAAAAATAGATTATCATGTAAATCTTGATATATATAAAGACAAAAAACAAAATCATTATATATTGTCTTATAGCCAGGATCAATTTACATCAAACGGAAACCCTCCGGATGCTACCATGAGTAATCTATCAATTACCTGTATGAAGAGCATTATGCCTATTGATATTATCGTAAATGATTCAGGCAAAATAACCGGATTTGCAGATCATAAAAAAATTACTGAAAACTTTGCTGGCAAACGAAAAGACCTTGATTTCTTTGTCGGAGAAATTTCTGAACGTTATATGGATACTTTTGAAAAAAATATTTCAGATGAAATTTTTTTCCTACGTCAATTACAAAGTACCCTACTCTTTCAGACCCTGTTCCCCAGAATGGAATGGTTTCATAGGAAAGCAGCATGGGCAGAATCATTTTATTTCTTACAAAACTCTTTTCCTGTTCAATGCACTATGGAAATTGAGCAAAAAGATGAAAATCAGGATCATGTTACAACCATTTTAACGGGAAATATCACAGCGCTTTACAGCTTACAGGAACTAAGAACAGGAAACCAATATAATAAACCGGTTGATGATCCCGTTTCTGGAAGCATTATTATTCAATACACCACTCATAAGAAAAATAAAAACCTTCTTCAGGCCTCAGCTACTATCAACTTATGGCGTGAAGCAGAGTCAGTTCAAAAACACACAATCACGATAACACAAGGATAA